The genomic stretch GTCCGATGATCAGAGAGGTGCGGGCGACAGCAGCGCCCGGCGCCGCCAGCCGCACCGCCGTCTCGGCGGCGGCCTTCGCCGCGCCGTACGGGGTGAGCGGATCGGGCAGGCGGCTCTCGTCGTAGCGGTCGGCCGACCCGGAGAACACCGCGTCGCTGGAGACATGGATCAGCCGGCAGTCCCGCTCGGCTGCGGCCAGCGCCACCCTGGCAGCTCCGTCGGCGGTGACCGCCCAGTCGGACTTGCCGCTCGACGCGTTGACGACCACCGAGGGGGCCACGTCGGCCATCACCCGCGCGATGTGCACGGGCTCGCGCAGGTCGAGCTGGTGCCAGGCAGCGGCGGATGCCTCGTCGGGCCGGGAAGCGAAGGTCGCGGCCGTCTCCAGGCCCGCGGCGGCGGCCTGGCGCACCAGTTCGGAACCGAGGAATCCGCTGCCACCGATAATCAGCACGGTCATGGTCCGACACGGTAGCGAACACGCGTCGCCGACAGGCCGGAACTCCGCCGCGCCTGCCCCCAGTCCAGGCCGAGGCGATGTGAGGCGGCCCTGACCAGCGAAGAGACGCAAAAATCGAACATGTGATCCAATTATGGGTATGGGGCAGCTTCCCTTCCCCCACGACCTCCTCCAGGCCCAGATCGCCTGGCATCGCGCCTACGCCGCCCTGGCGGATGCCCCGGCGGGGCCGCACACCACGGCGCAGCGCCGCCGGCTGCTGCGTCTGTCCGTCCGCGTCTTCTGGCACCCGTACTGGTCCGACCCGCCCAGCCCGGCCCGGCGCGAGGAACTCCGGCGGCAGGCCAGGGCGCTGGAGCCGGACGCCGGGGCGTAGGCGGGAACGGTGAGCGAGCGCGTCGCGTCTCCGCACGCACGGATCATGCTGGTCCTTCCCGACGAGCAGACCGGGAGGTCCGCCTGTATGAGAAGGACAACCGCCCGCGGGCATCCGTGGAGGTGCCGCATCGGCGTGCCCTCATGGGTCGCCACGGAGGATGGCGTCGCGCGCGGCGGCGGTTGAGGTTCTCACCCCCGCGCTCGACCCGGGCCAAGGCAACCGATAGACAGGCCAGCGTGGTTGTGGGACAGAGGGACGCCGTTCAGCCTGACGGCTCCGCGTACGACGTGACGATGGCCAGGGTCTGGCCGCTGCCGATCTGCTCGATCACGCGTGCCGCGTCGCCGTGCGTGGCGGTGAAGTGGAAGACACGGCCCACAGCCCGCGCGGTGTCCCGCCACTGAGCTGAGGCGGGCAGGCAACCGTCGTACCAGAACAGGCTGTCGGGCTGCTGGACCGTGAAGGTGTCCCCGGTCAGGGTGGCCGACCACCCGGGTGACGGCTCTGCCCATCCGGCGAAGTCGTCTGTCGGGACCCAGCCGATGCGCAGGGCCTGCTTCAGGAGCACGTCGCCCTCGATCAGCGAGCCGTCGACGTCGACCTCTTGGATGATCAGGGCCGGCACGTAGACAACGGCGGCGACCTCGGGCCCCAACAGGTAGGCGTGCGCCGCCATGTCGAGCGGGGGAAGCCCCTCGGCAGTGGTGCTCACGAACTCCAGCACAGGAACACTCCTTCGGACGGGCCCTCGGCTCCGCGCCGCACGCGCGGGCTGTGCCAGGCACACCGCACCGTCATGCCCGAGCCGGTTCGTCGCCGACGTCGACGAGGAGGAAGGTACCGCCGGACGCCTCGTGGAGGGACATCGACGCCGACGACTTCCCGGGACCGCCGGCCTCGATGTCGGCCGGGCGGACGGCCGGTGCGGGTCGGCGGCTCGCCATGGCGCCCATGACGTCTGCGCAGTCGGCCAGCACCAGGTCGCGCGACCAGGGGCTCATGTCCTGCTCCATCGTGTGTCCTTCCTCGCTGTACGACGGCCAGAGGCAGTCACCGCTGCCCGGCAGTCTGCCACCACGAGCTGACAGCCGGGCCCGTCCAGGTGTCTCGGCAGGCTGTACCGCTCAGCAGCCGTACCGCGCGAGTACGGCCCGGGTCGCCTGGTCGAGCGGCCGAAGGGGTTGCGTGCCGTGGTCTTCTGCGGGCCCCAGGCGCAGCGTCGTCACACCACTGATCGGAGTGACCACCAGCGTGCGGTCGTTGACCTGTGACTGGATGGCGTCGGTGCGGTAGGGGCTGCCCGCCAGGCATCCATCGCCTGACCTCCGCTCGTACCGCTCGTACGGTCCCGCGAAGAAGTGGCCCGCCAAGGGGCCTTGCACCTGCCACACCACGATCGCGGCGAGCCCGGCGGCTATCCCCGGGAGCGCCGCGCTCCAGCCGGGACGCCGGAGCAGCTTCGGCACGGCCCGGTAGAGACAGAGGCCGCCGAGGCCCACCAGCAGCCCCGTCGCCGTGAACGCCCAGGTGAAGTACGAGAGGAGTCCGGCCGCGTTGGCGAAGGTCAGCGGAAGCGCTGCGCAGGCCAGCAGCAGCAGCGACAGCCCGCATACGGTGACCGCTTGGAAGGCGTTGAGCTTGGCCGGCCACGCCGGGCGGGGCGCGATCAGGGCCTTCTCGCGGCCGACCCACCGCCCGGCGCCGCGCAGGCGGCCGGTGCGGCTCTCGCTGCTCGTACCAGTCGGGTGGTGATGTGCGAGGAGAGCCAGAACAGCGTCGCCGAAGGCGAGGGCCCGCTCGTGCACCGCGAACTCGTCCGTTTTGAGCTGCCCGGCCTCGGAGTTCCGGGCGGGCTGGATCCGCAGGCCCGTGCCGCGGGCGGCGAAGGCGAGGTTCAGGGGGTGTCCGGGGTCGGGGAAACCGGGCAGCGTCGGAGCCGTGCGTCCGCCTCGTCCGACGGCCAGGTCCATGGGACTGCTCCCGGGTGTGGGGAGGAACCTCTCGTACATCTGCGGGTGCCGCCGGTGGCCGTGCAAGCTGGCCCGCAGGGCCTCGGCCTGCACGGCCACCCTGTCGAGCAGCGGATCGGACGGGGCGCTACGCATCCGCTGCAGCATGGCCTGGCCGGGGATCGCCCGCCACACTCCGCCGAGCCGGCCCAGGCAGCGCTCTTCCCAGACGTCGCGGGCGGGACGCGGCCACATGCGGGCGATGGGCAGACGCCGCGGCGGGCGCGCACCGTCGAGGTGGGCGCGCAGCAGGACGAGGGCGCTGCGAAGGTAGTCGGTCTCGGCTGCGTAGTGGACGGCGATCGCAGTTTTCCTGGCCCCGCGTGCCGCGTCGACGCCGAGGTCGTCGACGCGGTTGGCGGAGGCCCGGGCCGCGCCGCCTTGGGCCTGAAGATCGGCGATCGCCTGCTCCCAGCGGCCGCGGCTCATCATGCTCCCCCTGCGTGGGCGATGTCGTTTCGGCACGAGGCTACCGGTCGGCACCGACACCGGCGCAGAGCCCGCGGTCCGGCCGGTGCCCCGACTTGGTCAGCCGGACCGTCGCTCAGGCGGCCTGAGCGGTGTCAGCAGGCTGCACCGACCAGTCCAGGTCGAGGTAGCCGGCGCCCTCCTTCTCGATGATCGGTCCGTACTGTTTCTCCAGCCGCAGGTACTCGTTGTGTCCGGACCGCGGGTTCTTGTAGCGGGCCCACCGGCCCAGGTCCGCCTTGTCCAGCGCGAGGCCAGCCAGTTGGTGAGCGAGGTAGATGCGCTCGGCGAGCTGGCGCGGCTTCTCGTCCTTGGGAAGTGCGGAGAGGTCGATCTGCGCGCGCTGCCGCTCACGGACGTCGCCGTCACCCGCTCCGGGCGCCGGCCGGCCGTGCTCAGCTTGGATCTCGTCCTCGTAGCCGTCGCCCTCGTCGTCGGCCTCTCCGTCGTCGCCGGGCTCAGGATGGGAGCCGCCCCGGCCGCTGCGCCCGTCCGGCGGGGCCGCCTTCTCATCGCGTGCATCCGGCTCCTCATCCCGGATGTCCCCGCCTGCGGTCTGCGACTCCTCCTCTTCTGCCCGCGCGCCGGACTGCGGGTGTACGGGGGGCGGAGCGGCCGGCGCAGCCGCAGCGGGCACTGCCGCGGTGACGGGCTCGGGCCGCTGCGCTGCCGGGGCAGGCCGTTCGGCAGGAGGGGCCGGTGGCTTGAGCGGACCGGGCAAGGCGGGCTGCTGCGTCACGGGCACCGCAGCGCTGCCCTCGCCGGCCGCCGGCCGCCGGGTACCAGCATCCCGCGCGGCCAGGACGTCCGCCGTCCCGCCGCTCTGCCGTGCCGGGACGGCGGGCGGGTCCGGCAGATCTGCGGCCACCGGGGGGCCGGATGCGGGGACGGGGGCCGGCTCGTCGCCGGTGCTCGGCACCAGAACGTGCCGGGATCCGGTCACCCGCACGTTGTCGACGGTGGCGAGCAGCTCCTTGCGCCACGCCTTCCACATCCGCACGGGGGACCCGATGGGCCAGGGAAGCCACAACAGCAGGCTGTAGCCCCGCTCCTCATCACCCCTGCGCCGCTTCTGCCTGCCCATGATCACCTGTTCGATCTTGAACAGGAGCATCTCGAGCAGTACCGCGTACTCCAGCGGCGGCACCACGGCGAGGAACGCGCCGCTGAAGCCTGCCTCGGGCGCGTGCAGCAGATTCATCTGTGCCGAGGCCGCGACGAAGGCGAACAGCAGCAGCCTGGTGATCCCAGAAGAGCGGAGGGAGAGCGCTTCGAAGAACCGGATCAGGCTGAGGCTCAAGGCCCCGGCGTCGAGCAGCATCGCGAACAGGGTGGCCGCGTCCCAGTCGCCGCCGTTGTGCGCGTGGGCGTACTCGCGCTGAGCCCCGAAGCTCAGCCAGGCCGCGATGCCCGCCAGGACGAACATCATCAGGCAGCCGACGGCCAGGGACGTCACGGCCAGTCGGCGCTGCCAGGACTGGCGTCGCTGGAGGGCGAGTTGGTCGCGTTCCTCGGTGGTCGCGGTCTGCTCGCTGCTGCGGCGCCGGTGTCCGAGGACCATGCCGGTGGTGGCCACGGCGCCGATCCCGGCGATGGTGAGGCCGCCGGGCAGAGCCAACTGCGAAAGATCCATCACCGGCCTCCTCCTGAAGCGCGAACAACTCTGCCGGCGACCGCCCGTACGGCGGTGCCGGCGCGCGGGACGGCTGGGCGGTGCCGGCGGGGGATCATGCGCGTGTGCTCCTTTGTCGGATGATCGGCCGAGGAAGGCCCTCGCTCTCTACAGGTCCGTTCCAGCGGCCCGGTGTGACAGCGGGCCGGGGCGAATGCGGTGTGGCAGGTCATGAAGCGGCGGATCCGAGTGCTGTGGAGTGGGCGTGTTCGCCCTTCAGGAGCGTGCGCAGGAGGCCCACCGTCTCGGGCGAGGAGTCGCAGCCCTCTTCGGTGTTGATGCGGGCCAGCTGGTGGGCGGCGCGCTTGAGCCCGTCCTCGTCTCCCATCTCGTGGCAGATGGTGAACAGGTCGCGGTAGAGCAGTTCGGACTGCGCGTCGACCATGAGGCCCTTGGTGACGGCCTGGGCGGCGGCGCGGTAGTCGCGCAGGTGGCGGCGCCGTTCGGCCAACTCGTGGGCGACATCGACGATCGCGCTGATCATCTCCTGGATGTCGGCCTCGGCCCAGGTGTACTTGGCGGGGTCGACGTCGGCGAAGGGGCGGCCGCGGACCAAGGCCAGGGCCTGGGCGAGCGCGACGTCGGCATCCTGCCCGTCGTGGTGCATGCCCTGCTGGTACAGGTCCTGGAACTGGCCCCAGTCGGAGGTGACCTGGTCGCTGAAGCGGTACACGCCGCCCTTGATCGGGGGCAGGTAGGCGGCCTGCGCGTCCCCGGCCGGCAGCAGTGGATCGCGGCCCACCCACGCACGCAGTTTGCTGATTGCCGAGTTGCGGGAGTCGGCGAGCGTGCGCATGCCCGGCCAGATGGCGTCGTCGAGGTCCTGGCGGTGCAGTCCCGGATGGAGCACCAGCCAGGCCGCGATCTCTTTGAGCGCGTTGCGGCGGTTGCTCTCCACCCGGCCGAGCGTCCCCACCAGGTCCACCGGTCCGAGGACGTGGATCTGGGGCGCTGCCGGAGGTTCGGGCGGTGTGGCCAGGGCGGCCAGCACGGTGGAGGTCGCCGCGCTGGGCCGGGGCACGATGCGTCGCTCTGCCGGGGCGGCGGCAGGCCCTTGCGGCTGGCCGAGCGCGGCTGAGGACAGGCCCGACTCCGTGCTGTCCTCGTCGGCGTCGGCGTCATCCGCGGTCTGCGGGGCGACGTCGTCCTGTTCGGCCAGCACCTCGCTCAGCGCGGTGTCGAACTCGTCGGCGGACGCGGGCTTCCCCCAGACGGCGCCGTCCAGCGCGGAGCCCTCCTCCTCCGGCTCGTCCCCGTCCAGTGCGCTGTCGGCCACCATCGCCTCGGCGTCGTCGGGCTCGTCGGCGTAAGCGTCGTTCCAATCCTCCTGCGCCGGGCCGGTGTCGGCGTCGGCAAGGGCGTCGGCCGACAGGGCGCTGCCGGAGTCGTCCTGCTCGGGAAGGGAGGCTGCCGTGCTGTCGAGGGCGGGGGAGTAGGACGGTGCCAGGGAAGCGAAGCTCGGCAGCGCGCTCGCCAGGTCCCCGCCCCCTGCGGCCGGCCGGCTGGTGTCTGCGGTGGGGCGGGCGGTGGTCTCGGGGGCCAGCGCGGAGTCCTCGGAGGCCGTGACGACGGTGTGTCGCGGACCGTTGTGGTCCGCCGGGCCCGTGTGACGGGTCCACGGCGGCGGCGCCACGTCGTCGGTGCGGCTGGAGGTGACCAGCAGCTGGACGAGCCGGTCGTAGGCGGCATCGTCGAGGTATTGCAGCCGTACGGCCAGGTCCAGGCCGGGCAGTTCGACAGCGGTGCCGGGCTGCGCGGGAAAAGTCCACGCCCCGGGCAGGTCCAGTTGCGCACCGGCCGCGGTGACGACCGCGACCGAGGTGCGGGGACGGGAGGAGAGCAGGTCCTCGAGCACGGCGGTCGACGGGCCGGTCGGCGCGTCGGTGGCGACCAGGATGCGGGGGATCCAGGAGTCTCCCGAGGTCTCCTCGCTCAGCCGGGCTCCGCGCAGGTGATCGTGGCCGCCGTCGGTGAGGGCATCCCGCTGGAAGGCGTCGTGCGCCTGGAGCTCGGCGACGGCCTCGCCGAGCTCCGTGTGGTGGTCGATCTGGTCGGGATAGAGGGTCTGCAGGTCGCTTCCGGCGCCGGCGAGGACGACCTGGGTGGCGGGTGCGAGCTTGGAGGAAGCCAGTTCCACGGCGAGCGCGAGCGTGACCGCGCGGACGTCGGCCGGGCTGCCGTCCAGGCGCAGCAGGCCGATGGTTTCCAGGTCGACCAGGACCGGGTCGCCGTCCGCGGTCTCGCCCAGGCTGACCAGAGCCGGGTA from Streptomyces sp. ITFR-21 encodes the following:
- a CDS encoding SDR family oxidoreductase, yielding MTVLIIGGSGFLGSELVRQAAAAGLETAATFASRPDEASAAAWHQLDLREPVHIARVMADVAPSVVVNASSGKSDWAVTADGAARVALAAAERDCRLIHVSSDAVFSGSADRYDESRLPDPLTPYGAAKAAAETAVRLAAPGAAVARTSLIIGQGQSEHERMVHGLAAGRRAGVLFSDDIRCPVHVADLAAALWEIALSDAAGVFHLAGPDAVSRHDLGVLIAHSQGLDAGRLPAGRRADTSLPGPLVVRLDSRATQERLRTRLRGAREFLAGDGSADTAAAVAAT
- a CDS encoding DUF2637 domain-containing protein, with translation MDLSQLALPGGLTIAGIGAVATTGMVLGHRRRSSEQTATTEERDQLALQRRQSWQRRLAVTSLAVGCLMMFVLAGIAAWLSFGAQREYAHAHNGGDWDAATLFAMLLDAGALSLSLIRFFEALSLRSSGITRLLLFAFVAASAQMNLLHAPEAGFSGAFLAVVPPLEYAVLLEMLLFKIEQVIMGRQKRRRGDEERGYSLLLWLPWPIGSPVRMWKAWRKELLATVDNVRVTGSRHVLVPSTGDEPAPVPASGPPVAADLPDPPAVPARQSGGTADVLAARDAGTRRPAAGEGSAAVPVTQQPALPGPLKPPAPPAERPAPAAQRPEPVTAAVPAAAAPAAPPPVHPQSGARAEEEESQTAGGDIRDEEPDARDEKAAPPDGRSGRGGSHPEPGDDGEADDEGDGYEDEIQAEHGRPAPGAGDGDVRERQRAQIDLSALPKDEKPRQLAERIYLAHQLAGLALDKADLGRWARYKNPRSGHNEYLRLEKQYGPIIEKEGAGYLDLDWSVQPADTAQAA
- a CDS encoding LysM peptidoglycan-binding domain-containing protein, which produces MNTRSKPAAFARGLVSLAALLVLLAAVPYVLFHIGVLPHHMPSGHEIVSALTQQDTGQLFLGAITLIGWYGWLSFAVSVALEAVFIVRQRKAPKLRMLSGTQRLAGTLVGGIILLLPTSGAFASPASAAPHVATASASHVSAAPAAATAASGHTNAAPAAAHTGPVHHVRAGDTLWDIAEQRLGDGLRWREIVEANQGVTQADGSHLTEDATVLQPGWTLRLPSDAQPASSADESGVQTQTGGTAAAHDTEHTVRPGETLSSIAKDELGDAHDYPAIAEANDHVRQPDGRTLTDPDKIYPGWQLKIPTTHGDAGDRTDPPTPPREEPAPNHSSGGEQQGSGQHEQAPAQHGQDKEGDQGGGKPTARPDAPATQMPAPRESAQPSDRTPAAPHTPAEAAPQQDSGSGEQSVKTVAAAGSILAAAVLAVIATRRARQQRRRRAKRRIPMPSGAVADFEKQLRVASDITGTLLADRALRTLAANCRQSGRPLPEVEAMRITARGVELHLAAAVPPVEPFTERENLPTVWWCPARGAALLEADQAADITPPYPALVSLGETADGDPVLVDLETIGLLRLDGSPADVRAVTLALAVELASSKLAPATQVVLAGAGSDLQTLYPDQIDHHTELGEAVAELQAHDAFQRDALTDGGHDHLRGARLSEETSGDSWIPRILVATDAPTGPSTAVLEDLLSSRPRTSVAVVTAAGAQLDLPGAWTFPAQPGTAVELPGLDLAVRLQYLDDAAYDRLVQLLVTSSRTDDVAPPPWTRHTGPADHNGPRHTVVTASEDSALAPETTARPTADTSRPAAGGGDLASALPSFASLAPSYSPALDSTAASLPEQDDSGSALSADALADADTGPAQEDWNDAYADEPDDAEAMVADSALDGDEPEEEGSALDGAVWGKPASADEFDTALSEVLAEQDDVAPQTADDADADEDSTESGLSSAALGQPQGPAAAPAERRIVPRPSAATSTVLAALATPPEPPAAPQIHVLGPVDLVGTLGRVESNRRNALKEIAAWLVLHPGLHRQDLDDAIWPGMRTLADSRNSAISKLRAWVGRDPLLPAGDAQAAYLPPIKGGVYRFSDQVTSDWGQFQDLYQQGMHHDGQDADVALAQALALVRGRPFADVDPAKYTWAEADIQEMISAIVDVAHELAERRRHLRDYRAAAQAVTKGLMVDAQSELLYRDLFTICHEMGDEDGLKRAAHQLARINTEEGCDSSPETVGLLRTLLKGEHAHSTALGSAAS